The sequence CGTCGCGGCGATCTACCAAGTGCTGCCGGAGCCGCTGCAGCAGGCGTTCACTGCGCTGTCCGACTTCATCACCGCGACCACGACCCAATTCCTGGAGGCCACCAAACCACTGGTCGTGGACACCATCAGCGTGTTGCTCGACCTCGGCTTCTAACGGCGCGCTCGCTCAGCCGAACAGGCCCGCCCATTCCGCCTGAATCTGGGACGTCGCGTGCATGATTCCGATCAACTCGAAGCCCGCCGCCAGCGACCCGAGCCCGGTGGCCGCGGCCAGCGGAAGACCAACAGCGTCGATGAGGTCCCCCTGGGAGAGTTCGGAAAAGAAGACCTGGGCCATGGCGGCCGGCAGGGTGGTAGTCAGTGCAGTGAGGATGTCCCCGGTCACCATCAGCGCCCCGTTGATCGCGGAGAGCGAGCCGCCGAGTGCATTGCCGATGTCGATGAGGCTGGGCATCGAGAACGCAGCAATGTCCACGCCCGTGTCGGGCTCGTCCGCGACGGCTGACGACAGCGAACCCAAGTCGTGAACGAAATCCTGCCAGCCCTGTTGCGCACCGTTGACCAAGGCGGTCAAGACATCCATGGGGTTGACGTCCGGGAACAACCCGATCGTGGTGGGCACGTTTGCCGGCCCCGTGTCCCAGCCGTGTTCGATCTGCCCGTAGCCGAGGTTGACCAGCACTCGCAGAGCTGGCTGCACCAGATCGGCGATCGCGTTCCCGAATGCGCTGCCGCGGAACGGCTCCAGCAAGGGCAGGTCTTCGGTCGGGATCATCCAGTAGTTGGTCGCCGTGCTCGCCGTCACGCCGTCGGGCAGCTCACCGACGTAGTCCACCGAGCCCGGCAGCAGAATCGCATTGGCGAGCTGGCCGTCGGGTGTCATCGGCAGCATCGGGTATTGATCGTGGGTGTAGAGGATCCCAGCCACCGCATTGAGGTTGGCGAGCAGATTCAGCGGGTAGCGCGGGAAGTCGGCGAACCCGTCGTATTCCAGCGTGTAATTGTTGGTGGCCCAGGGACCGTCCGGGGTTGCGCCGTTGAGGGTTAAGCCCAGTGAGGCGATGGGCACCGATCCACCGAACTCCGGCAGATTGAAGATCTGCATCAGCCCGCCGTTGGGGGTGTTGGGGTTGCCCAGGAACGTGAACGTCAGCTGGTCTGCGTCGGGCCGTTGATCGTCGGGCAACGCGAGATACTGCCTCATCAGCAGCGTGTCGATCGAGGCGCTTTGCGAGTAGCCGTAGAGGTTGACCGCATGTCCCAAGTCGAACTGCTTCTCGACGGCGAGCTGCAGCATCGTCAATCCCTGCGCCATCGAAACGTCCAGCGGCAAAGTCTTGACACCGGTGAACGGCTGCAGTCCCTCCGGGGTGAACAGGGCCTGCGGGGTGAACCCGGGATGCAACGGCTGAATGAAGCGCTCGTTGACCGCGTCGATGTAGTCCTGGTGCGGTATCGGAATGCCACTGCCGCCGAACACAATCGAGCACC is a genomic window of Mycolicibacter heraklionensis containing:
- a CDS encoding PE-PPE domain-containing protein; protein product: MKRNNAWRTGSGLLSAVTAAALVVPATQATAMPDVTTALAVAPTALPTFPFGGPPGDPYACMAAEVFGCSIVFGGSGIPIPHQDYIDAVNERFIQPLHPGFTPQALFTPEGLQPFTGVKTLPLDVSMAQGLTMLQLAVEKQFDLGHAVNLYGYSQSASIDTLLMRQYLALPDDQRPDADQLTFTFLGNPNTPNGGLMQIFNLPEFGGSVPIASLGLTLNGATPDGPWATNNYTLEYDGFADFPRYPLNLLANLNAVAGILYTHDQYPMLPMTPDGQLANAILLPGSVDYVGELPDGVTASTATNYWMIPTEDLPLLEPFRGSAFGNAIADLVQPALRVLVNLGYGQIEHGWDTGPANVPTTIGLFPDVNPMDVLTALVNGAQQGWQDFVHDLGSLSSAVADEPDTGVDIAAFSMPSLIDIGNALGGSLSAINGALMVTGDILTALTTTLPAAMAQVFFSELSQGDLIDAVGLPLAAATGLGSLAAGFELIGIMHATSQIQAEWAGLFG